Proteins encoded together in one Bos indicus isolate NIAB-ARS_2022 breed Sahiwal x Tharparkar chromosome 3, NIAB-ARS_B.indTharparkar_mat_pri_1.0, whole genome shotgun sequence window:
- the HJURP gene encoding Holliday junction recognition protein: MEGEVLSEDELLMKLRDSRCRFQRRMQQLIEKYNQPFEDGPVIQMSTLTYQTPQGLRIWGGGLVKRSTGHMQGSPMKMDGRTDGSVRVPAGDLELPPPDTPANDSKSSDADTTFFQGEVIAGNLMPAVPWSPSKNELRRKYLTQVDILLQDEGCLEFQCAGYGEGKDTHVTLAPSLASPARPAQGYCKDISEDRPGGPLQPPPSPREGDASHSCSAGQAMMPRGDGIPLHGTGGGSFSSSPCSKGEDVCNATLSDLYAGMLHSMSRLLGARPSCIISTKTLIGQNWSFRRRHRCKGRMNRTSCRGGGRSRQSPQERRPPCSEPLEDAGTLRDRGNLPDVSVPKTDLKSGRALLKVNKPQIHTFTPPWKELQGMPQKHSSLTYLDSKVLSPLDQENRFVTLKWLISPVKIASRPRILRGQAGSRFKEIEIKFDKLHQEYCLSPGKQLSLTYPPGSAVDVYRGGPMSPGSPQGLEAHRLSSPLCKSKAKRLSEASEGLGRRSIRVGSCLPESESFPSLSKTNPTCSAGRPEHTVDLVCLGSDSGKFQESVSFSKAISVPRVQPLGFARDRYDDIKEKFDKLHRQYCQKSPQQTQAPSDKARAGVRYQKEGFSVKFNPDSGCRGPPSLSSSPQQSVKSPLASNTVGAPPSMDVALAAGSGHQVPTKRCRLSDPQVCGEGARPWSFSPVGRAMPRPGEEVDS, translated from the exons ATGGAGGGCGAGGTCCTGTCGGAGGACGAGCTGCTGATGAAGCTCCGGGACAGCCGCTGCCGCTTCCAGAGGCGCATGCAGCAGCTGATAGAAAAG TACAACCAGCCCTTCGAGGACGGCCCGGTGATTCAGATGTCCACGCTGACCTACCAGACGCCCCAGG gattgCGAATTTGGGGTGGAGGACTAGTGAAGAGAAGCACAGGACACATGCAG GGCTCCCCGATGAAGATGGATGGCAGGACAGATGGGTCCGTGCGAGTCCCAGCCGGAGATCTCGAGCTTCCCCCTCCTGACACACCAGCCAACG ATTCAAAAAGCAGTGATGCTGATACAACTTTCTTCCAGGGAGAAGTGATTGCTGGGAACTTAATG CCTGCAGTGCCCTGGAGCCCTTCGAAAAATGAGCTGAGAAGGAAGTACTTGACGCAAGTGGATATCCTACTGCAGGATGAAGGGTGTTTGGAG TTTCAGTGTGCTGGTTACGGAGAGGGAAAGGACACCCATGTGACCCTGGCCCCATCATTGGCCTCGCCTGCCAGACCTGCCCAGG GATACTGCAAGGACATCTCTGAAGACCGCCCTGGTGGTCCACTCCAGCCACCTCCATCACCCAGGGAGGGTGACGCCTCTCACTCCTGCTCAGCAGGCCAGGCCATGATGCCGAGGGGTGACGGCATCCCATTACACGGGACCGGTGGCGGCAGCTTCTCAAGCAGCCCCTGCTCCAAGGGGGAGGACGTGTGCAACGCGACGCTCAGCGACCTGTACGcaggcatgctgcactccatgagcCGGCTGCTGGGCGCCAGGCCCTCCTGCATCATCTCCACCAAGACGCTCATCGGCCAGAACTGGAGCTTCAGGCGGAGGCACCGGTGTAAGGGCAGAATGAACAGAACAAGCTGCCGAGGAGGGGGGCGCTCTCGGCAGAGCCCCCAGGAGAGACGTCCACCCTGCTCCGAGCCCCTGGAGGATGCAGGGACCTTAAGAGATCGTGGGAACTTGCCCGATGTTTCTGTGCCTAAGACGGATTTAAAATCAGGAAGGGCTCTTCTCAAAGTAAACAAACCCCAGATCCATACATTCACTCCACCTTGGAAGGAGCTTCAGGGAATGCCCCAGAAGCATTCATCATTGACTTACTTAGACTCCAAAGTGCTGTCTCCTCTTGATCAGGAAAACAGATTCGTGACCTTAAAGTGGTTGATTTCTCCTGTAAAAATAGCTTCCAGACCCAGAATCCTACGGGGCCAGGCGGGGAGTCGTTTTAAGGAAATTGAGATCAAATTTGACAAGCTTCATCAGGAGTATTGCTTGAGTCCTGGGAAGCAGCTCAGCCTGACTTACCCACCTGGCTCGGCTGTGGATGTGTACCGAGGTGGTCCCATGAGCCCTGGTAGCCCCCAAGGCTTAGAAGCCCACAGGCTGAGCAGCCCTCTCTGCAAATCAAAAGCTAAGAGGTTGAGTGAGGCCTCTGAAGGCCTGGGCAGAAGATCCATCAGAGTGGGTAGCTGCCTGCCGGAGAGTGAGTCCTTCCCCTCACTTTCAAAGACCAACCCCACCTGCAGCGCGGGCCGCCCAGAGCACACTGTTGACCTTGTTTGTCTAGGAAGTGATTCGGGAAAGTTTCAGGAATCGGTATCATTCAGCAAAGCCATTTCAGTACCCAGGGTACAACCTCTAGGCTTTGCCAGGGATCGCTACgatgatattaaagaaaaatttgacaAGCTTCATCGGCAGTATTGCCAAAAGTCGCCTCAGCAGACACAGGCGCCTTCAGATAAAGCACGTGCGGGAGTTCGATATCAAAAAGAAGGCTTCTCAGTGAAGTTCAACCCAGACTCTGGCTGTCGGGGTCCCCCAAGCCTGTCATCCTCACCCCAGCAGAGTGTAAAAAGCCCCCTGGCTTCCAACACAGTTggggcccctccatccatggacgTTGCTCTTGCTGCTGGGTCGGGCCATCAGGTCCCCACAAAGCGATGCCGATTATCAGACCCTCAGGTGTGCGGAGAGGGGGCCAGACCCTGGAGTTTCTCACCTGTGGGCAGAGCCATGCCAAGGCCCGGGGAGGAGGTCGACTCTTAA